One genomic region from Silvibacterium dinghuense encodes:
- a CDS encoding response regulator, with the protein MTTHADKKQIRLLLVDDHPIVRFGLSALLGMQEDFAVVAAASSGREALDILRQKTIDIVLVDLRMPGFSGIDTLEQIRTQAPRVQAIVLSSFEFDEEIYAAVKAGARGYLLKESPPEEIMSAIRSVFAGRQAFPERIAKRLSESRMTAGLSAREREVLELVAKGLTNKEVANTLQISQFTVRNHLNHITEKLEASDRTEAIFIAIHTGLITLH; encoded by the coding sequence ATGACTACTCACGCTGATAAAAAACAGATTCGGCTGCTCCTGGTGGATGACCACCCTATCGTGCGTTTCGGGTTGAGTGCATTGCTCGGCATGCAGGAGGACTTTGCCGTGGTGGCAGCAGCCAGCAGCGGGCGCGAAGCACTGGACATCCTCAGGCAGAAAACCATCGACATCGTTCTTGTCGATCTCCGCATGCCGGGCTTCTCCGGCATCGACACGCTCGAACAGATCCGCACGCAGGCTCCCCGCGTGCAGGCCATCGTTCTTTCAAGCTTCGAGTTCGACGAAGAAATTTATGCTGCGGTCAAAGCCGGAGCCAGGGGATATCTCCTGAAAGAATCTCCGCCGGAAGAGATTATGTCTGCCATTCGCTCCGTCTTTGCAGGCAGGCAGGCCTTCCCGGAGCGCATCGCCAAACGTCTTTCGGAGTCACGCATGACCGCAGGACTGAGCGCACGGGAGCGCGAAGTACTGGAGCTGGTCGCCAAGGGCTTAACCAACAAGGAAGTGGCAAACACGCTGCAAATCAGTCAATTCACGGTCCGCAATCATCTCAATCACATCACCGAAAAGCTCGAGGCGAGCGACCGCACGGAGGCTATCTTCATTGCCATCCACACCGGCCTCATTACCTTGCACTGA
- a CDS encoding SDR family NAD(P)-dependent oxidoreductase has product MASSLFDLTGRIAVVVGGTTGLGHAISIGLAEAGADVVATSRRQEQVEQVAIEIEQLGRRTLRVTSDVMQRETLEALHAQVIDAFGKVDILVNAQGITHKAPTLQENEQEWARVLETNLTGTLRSCQIFAPGMVQQQYGRIINLASLGTFVGFKEVAAYCASKAGIGSLTQVLAIELAMSGVQVNAIAPGIFPTPLNRALVEGTVRGSELKMRTPMGRFGNAREVAGAAVYLASEAAGFVTGEIIAVDGGFLASAVNQ; this is encoded by the coding sequence ATGGCTAGCTCCTTATTCGACCTCACAGGCCGGATAGCCGTAGTCGTAGGAGGAACCACCGGACTGGGACACGCCATCTCCATCGGCCTTGCAGAGGCAGGAGCCGATGTTGTGGCCACATCCCGACGCCAGGAACAGGTAGAACAGGTGGCCATCGAGATAGAACAGCTGGGGCGAAGGACTCTGCGCGTGACCAGCGATGTCATGCAGCGGGAGACGCTCGAGGCGCTGCATGCCCAGGTGATCGACGCTTTCGGTAAAGTCGACATCCTCGTCAACGCGCAAGGCATCACGCACAAGGCGCCCACTCTCCAGGAAAACGAGCAGGAGTGGGCGCGCGTGCTCGAGACGAACCTGACAGGCACACTGCGGAGCTGCCAGATTTTTGCGCCGGGCATGGTTCAACAGCAATATGGCCGCATCATCAACCTCGCCTCGCTCGGCACCTTCGTAGGCTTCAAGGAAGTAGCCGCCTACTGCGCAAGCAAGGCAGGCATCGGATCGCTGACGCAGGTTCTCGCCATTGAGCTCGCTATGTCCGGAGTGCAGGTGAATGCCATTGCGCCGGGCATATTTCCCACCCCGCTCAACCGCGCACTGGTGGAAGGGACAGTCAGAGGAAGCGAGCTGAAAATGCGCACGCCGATGGGGCGATTCGGTAACGCCAGGGAAGTCGCAGGAGCCGCAGTCTATCTGGCCTCCGAGGCAGCCGGGTTTGTAACCGGCGAGATCATTGCCGTCGACGGCGGCTTCCTGGCGAGCGCCGTCAATCAATAA